Genomic segment of Aliarcobacter trophiarum LMG 25534:
CAAAGTTTTGAGGAATAGATTTATTTATATTTGCACTATATGGATGAAATAGAAGAAGTTTTCCTCTTTTTTTACTCTCTTGTATTCTCTCTTTCAAACCTTTAGTAAGCTCAAAGTGTTCTGTTTTAAGTTGTGAAAATTTTTCTAAATTTGGTATTTTTTTATAATCTATTCCAAATTTAAAAAGCCAAGCATCTACAGGATTTATATCCAAAATCTTTGTAATATCAATACTATTATCAACAAAATAGTCATATTCACAAATAGTTTTACTATTTATTGCTAGTGGTAAAATATCATTTATATACTCCTGAGTTGAATATATACTTTTATCCCTATTATAGTAACTGTTATTTGAAGCTTTTATATAAATATCTAGTTTTACAACTTTATATATCTCTTTTAACTTATCATAAAAAATTCTAAGAGCAGCCATTCCACTTATCATTTGGCTAATACTACTTCCTAAACTTCCAATAATAGCAACTTTTATACTACTTTTATGAAAACTTTTTAATTGATTTAAAAGATTTTGCTCTTTTAACTCTAAAAATTTTAGATCTTCAAATTCAACTCTTTGTATATTCTCATTTTCTACAATTACTCCCAATTGTGTTGGGAATGATTGATTCTTTAATACACTTTGCTCATTTATACTTTTTGCACTATATTTATTTTTATCAACTTTTGAAAAAATATCTTTTAAATCATTGAAGTCATCATAAGTTGTAAGATATATAGTCTCATTTTCTATTCCAATAGGAGCTTTAAATCTATTATACTTAAGAATAGTTCCATCTGTAATTTTAATATTTATACTATTTGTAACTCTAAAAAATATCATTTTTCTTAATCTATATTATCTTCAATATTTTCTACTCTAAACATTGTAAGATAAGGCAAAGAACAAGGAAGTTGTATCTTATTTATATTTCCACTATGAACACTATCTAACTCTTTTCCACTCTCTGTTAAGATCTTTTTGAAATTTATATAATATAGTCCATCATCTTTTTTAAAGACTTTCCCTATCTCATTATCACACTCTTGTAGAACTGTATTATGTGGAGTAAAAATCTCTATATCTTCCTTTGGATATACTTTATATTTACATAAAAAGTGGTTTTCATCTTCAGTCACAAGCCCAGTTACTTCATAACTTCCTTTACTTAGAGCATACTTATGATTTTGTGAATCAGTTTTCTCAAATGGTTTATGAATTAAATAAGCATCTGTAAAACCTCTATTTTTTGTAGTATAAAGCTCTTTTTGATACTTTTGTGCATCAAATTTTTCAAGATAATAATCATCAATTGCACTTCTATATGCTTTTGCTGTAACAGCAGCATAGTATGGTGATTTTGTTCTTCCTTCTATTTTTAAACTATCAACAGCTCCGCTATCAAGTATCTCTTTAATATGAGATGCTAAATTCATATCTTTTGAGTTAAAAATATAAGTTCCAACACCCTCTTCTTCTTCAAGTCTAAATAGACTTCCATGCTCATCATTTCCAGCATATAAAGTATATTCAAACCTACAATCATTTGCACAACTTCCTCTATTTGGAACTCTTCCCATTTGAACAGCACTTATTAGACATCTTCCGCTATAAGCAAAACACATAGAACCATGAACAAAAATCTCAATCTCCATATCTGGAAGATGTTTTTTTATCTCAACTACATCTTTCAAAGATATCTCTCTAGCAACAACTATTCTTCTTACACCCATATCCCAAAAAACTTGGGCATCAAGATAGTTTAAAACATTTGCTTGAGTTGATAGATGAATATCTATCTCTGGAGCTATTTCTCTACAAAGTCTTACAACTCCAGGAGCTGCAACTATAAATCCATCTGGTTTTAACTCTGCCATAGATTTAATATGTTTTTTTAATAACTCTATTTGTGAATTAAAAGGAAAACCATTGATTGTGGCATATACTTTTTTTCCTCTTTCATGAGCATATTTAATTCCCTCTTTAAAAGTTTCAAATGTAAACTCTTTACTAGCTCGTATTCTTAAACTAAAGTGACTAACTCCACCATATACAGCATCTGCACCATAATTTATTGCAATTTTTAATTTTTCTAAATTTCCAGCGGGGCTAAGCAACTCTACTTTTTGCTTATTCATAAAATTCCTTTGATTATTTTTAATAAATTTTTGATTAAAATTAAGTGAAGATTATATCTATTTTTTAATAAATATTCAGTTTTAAGTATCTAGTAAAAAGAAGAGAGCTTAAAAGCTCTCCCATTCATCATCTTTAGAGTTTGATTTAAACTCTTTTGCTTCTATTTTTTTATTACTCTCCTTAGGAGTTGTTGTTATACTTACTTCTTTTTCAAGCTCTTTAGTACTTTGTTCACTTACAAGCACTATATTATCAACTTTTACTTGGTCTAAAGATTTAAATACTTCAATAGTTGAAATATCAAGTTGTTCAGATAATTTTTTTAATAAATCTCTATTTGGTTCATCTTTACAATCTTCATTTATATAGTTTTGTACACTATTATGAACTAGCTCATGATGCTCTTTTAAATGCTTCCAACTTTGATTTTTTGTAAAATTCATACCTTTTTGTTCTTGTTCACTAATCCATTTCCCTAAATCACAATCAGTTGGTTTTGTAACACTCCAAGGTGTTTTAGTTTGCCCTATTTTGTCAAAGTTTACAAGTTTAAATTTGATATGGTCATTTTTAAGTTTTGAAACTTTAAATACCAATTCTATATCTTCTATAGTATTTGGGTCTATTTGTTTAAACTTAGCTCTATCTGCAATTTTTAGAAGATTATTTGATAAATCAGAAGCTTCATGAGCTAAATTACTTATTACTCTTGAAGATTGAGCATTTACTTGTGTTACTCTATCTAGGACATTTATTGTATCATTTATTTGAAGTATTCCTATTTCTTCTTCTTTACTCCCTTTTGATACATCTTCTATTAGAACTATTGTCTCATTTATCCTTTTATTAAGCTCTGTATAGCCATCTTTCATGCTATTTGCTATACCTTTTCCTTCATTTGCTTTTGAAGTTGCTTTCTCTACTATATCTTTTATCTCTTTTGCAGCTTCTGCACTTCTATTTGCCAAATTTCTTACCTCTTGTGCAACAACCGCAAATCCTTTTCCTGCTTCTCCTGCTGTTGCTGCTTCTACTGCTGCATTTAGTGAAAGAATATTCGTTTGAAATGCTATTTGGTCAATTACCTCAATAGCTTCATTTATAGAGCTTACCTCTTTATTTATCTCATCCATTGCAGTATTTGTTTGAGAGGCTAAACTCTCACCCTGTTTTGAAGATTTTTGAAGCTCATTTGCCAAAATAGACATTTGAGAAGTTTTTTGAACACTTTGTTTTATAATAGCTGTAATCTCTTCAACTGCAGCTGCCGTTTGCTCCAAAGAAGCAGCTTGTTCATTGGCAGAAGTTGATAATTCTCTTGCTGATTTTGATAGGACTCCTGTATCATTATTTAACTTTGTTCCAGTTGCAACTATCATTGATAAAAATTCAGAAACTGTATGACCTATTAATTGAGTACTAGTTGCTAATGAACTCATAACGCCATTTACTTTTCCAGTATCAATTTTTGAATCAATTCCTTTGAAGTTTGAGTTTCCATACTCTATTAGTATGTTATTTAGATTTGTTAAATTATCATTTGTTCTTTCAATCATATGATTAATAGAATCTCTTAATCTCTGAATTTGTGGATTTGAAGATGTTTTTTCTATCTTATATACATAGAAACCTTGTGAAATCTTATCAATTACCTTATCTACATTTTCAATAACTTTTCCATCTTCAATATATCCATCTTTTAATTTTGATATATATGCATTAAAACTATCAACAATTTTACCTATCTCATCATCTGATTTTTTAGCTATAGTGCTTGTTTGCTCATTTCCACTTGCAATATCATTTATAGCCCTATCTAACTCATCTAGTGGTTTTATAATTCCTCTATTTACAAAGAAATTATAAATAGCAATAGCAATAATTGCTGAAATTAAAGAGAATATAAAAATACTAACTATAATATTTTTTATTTGGTTATTTGTATTTTTCTCCATTAAAGCAACTTCTGCTTCAATATCATCTACATAAGCTCCTGTTCCAATTATCCAATCCCATGGAGCAAATCTTTGTACATAAGAGAATTTAGCCTTTGGATCATTTTTTTTGTCTGGCTTATCCCAATAATATTTTACAAGTCCACCATCTTTTTTCTCATTTGTAATTTTTGACATTTCAACAAAAAGCTTAGTTCCATAAGGGTCTGCATAAGTGCTTAAATCTGTCCCATTTAATTTAGTATTTGGATGATGTATCATCTTTGGATGGGAATCATTTATCCAAAAATAGTCCCCATTTGCATATCTCATATCTCCTATTGTTTTCAAAGCTTCTGCTTGTATCTTTGCAGTTGCATTTTCAACATATTCACCAGTTCCAATAACCCAATTATAAGGAGTAAATAGCTTTACAAAA
This window contains:
- a CDS encoding glycosyltransferase family 9 protein — translated: MIFFRVTNSINIKITDGTILKYNRFKAPIGIENETIYLTTYDDFNDLKDIFSKVDKNKYSAKSINEQSVLKNQSFPTQLGVIVENENIQRVEFEDLKFLELKEQNLLNQLKSFHKSSIKVAIIGSLGSSISQMISGMAALRIFYDKLKEIYKVVKLDIYIKASNNSYYNRDKSIYSTQEYINDILPLAINSKTICEYDYFVDNSIDITKILDINPVDAWLFKFGIDYKKIPNLEKFSQLKTEHFELTKGLKERIQESKKRGKLLLFHPYSANINKSIPQNFAIEILKGLIEKLDDYMIVSTLFIDSKIKADNFLDLSAYSKTIEDFIYIVSSSDKLITAYTSALHIADCFMIPTVCIATFKEYEEQLKYYNYTKTIFVKDSSKNLSKFIYENDILTINKFEEWKKLKLEKIVELLESF
- a CDS encoding peptidase U32 family protein, giving the protein MNKQKVELLSPAGNLEKLKIAINYGADAVYGGVSHFSLRIRASKEFTFETFKEGIKYAHERGKKVYATINGFPFNSQIELLKKHIKSMAELKPDGFIVAAPGVVRLCREIAPEIDIHLSTQANVLNYLDAQVFWDMGVRRIVVAREISLKDVVEIKKHLPDMEIEIFVHGSMCFAYSGRCLISAVQMGRVPNRGSCANDCRFEYTLYAGNDEHGSLFRLEEEEGVGTYIFNSKDMNLASHIKEILDSGAVDSLKIEGRTKSPYYAAVTAKAYRSAIDDYYLEKFDAQKYQKELYTTKNRGFTDAYLIHKPFEKTDSQNHKYALSKGSYEVTGLVTEDENHFLCKYKVYPKEDIEIFTPHNTVLQECDNEIGKVFKKDDGLYYINFKKILTESGKELDSVHSGNINKIQLPCSLPYLTMFRVENIEDNID
- a CDS encoding cache domain-containing protein; translated protein: MLKSISIKAKLLILSIATIVLISIIIAIDSIYSLKSFSADTINKYKEEAYAKKEEELKNYVSLAMKTVEAYYARTSVEKVKVELEEELQKQTMFLFSILEAEYEKYKNSLSAEALQDRLKSIVNSTRYGKTGYFWINDLSAVVLIHPINPKLNNKDMYDYKDPNGKQIFKEFADIAKKDKEGFIDYVWPKPGFDSPQLKVSFVKLFTPYNWVIGTGEYVENATAKIQAEALKTIGDMRYANGDYFWINDSHPKMIHHPNTKLNGTDLSTYADPYGTKLFVEMSKITNEKKDGGLVKYYWDKPDKKNDPKAKFSYVQRFAPWDWIIGTGAYVDDIEAEVALMEKNTNNQIKNIIVSIFIFSLISAIIAIAIYNFFVNRGIIKPLDELDRAINDIASGNEQTSTIAKKSDDEIGKIVDSFNAYISKLKDGYIEDGKVIENVDKVIDKISQGFYVYKIEKTSSNPQIQRLRDSINHMIERTNDNLTNLNNILIEYGNSNFKGIDSKIDTGKVNGVMSSLATSTQLIGHTVSEFLSMIVATGTKLNNDTGVLSKSARELSTSANEQAASLEQTAAAVEEITAIIKQSVQKTSQMSILANELQKSSKQGESLASQTNTAMDEINKEVSSINEAIEVIDQIAFQTNILSLNAAVEAATAGEAGKGFAVVAQEVRNLANRSAEAAKEIKDIVEKATSKANEGKGIANSMKDGYTELNKRINETIVLIEDVSKGSKEEEIGILQINDTINVLDRVTQVNAQSSRVISNLAHEASDLSNNLLKIADRAKFKQIDPNTIEDIELVFKVSKLKNDHIKFKLVNFDKIGQTKTPWSVTKPTDCDLGKWISEQEQKGMNFTKNQSWKHLKEHHELVHNSVQNYINEDCKDEPNRDLLKKLSEQLDISTIEVFKSLDQVKVDNIVLVSEQSTKELEKEVSITTTPKESNKKIEAKEFKSNSKDDEWESF